In Silene latifolia isolate original U9 population chromosome 3, ASM4854445v1, whole genome shotgun sequence, a single window of DNA contains:
- the LOC141648861 gene encoding uncharacterized protein LOC141648861, with amino-acid sequence MTNPASDEVINPPNNQSYSLVHVENPGVKITTVAFIGSNYDEWSRAFNLAILTKGKQDYIDGTIRKPAAMTSTFKSWRAINALVTAWIFNSLEPEMSRQISLRPEAFQVWTDIKNHFCRGNETRVYQLQADLIAYRQGPTESLMRYYGRITKIWDEIREYDTLPQCSCNPCACDWVTVMDNQRAKKRVRDFLIGLDDRFDNARSQILGTNPLPDLNLVYNRLLQKEGVRSFGSSKIESRPDVVAFAARTHSGPRTNSTNGGGTRDNTVDRSSNNSSNPNSADGPQFFCIACKRPRHSFKFCYRVTGNVPDWWGDRPRDRIYINPNDTDLSNAVFFPDTRGRALLDRSKKSSNAPTTPRVHMASAPSNNTGNVPSTSRSSAPMLDKIDLNAPNQQELEELSNMLQARKKGSTTDRLNSTFSPSTFSWIVDTGVPHHISGCLGHFTNLRNITPLFVGLPNGDLTIATQSGDIHLSSRLIWRDVLYAANLTCNLISVSILLLDTSLII; translated from the coding sequence ATGACGAACCCAGCCTCCGATGAAGTTATCAATCCTCCAAACAATCAATCTTATTCTCTTGTCCACGTTGAGAATCCGGGTGTGAAAATCACTACGGTTGCCTTTATCGGATCAAATTATGATGAATGGTCTCGTGCTTTCAATCTTGCAATCCTCACAAAAGGCAAGCAAGATTACATTGACGGCACGATTCGTAAGCCAGCAGCCATGACCTCCACCTTTAAATCGTGGCGGGCCATCAACGCTTTGGTGACCGCCTGGATTTTTAATTCTCTTGAACCCGAGATGAGTCGGCAAATCTCTCTGCGTCCCGAGGCATTTCAGGTATGGACCGATATCAAAAATCATTTCTGTCGCGGTAATGAAACTCGTGTTTATCAGTTGCAAGCGGATCTCATTGCCTACCGTCAAGGTCCCACCGAGTCTCTTATGAGATATTATGGACGCATTACAAAGATTTGGGACGAGATTCGGGAATACGACACCCTTCCGCAATGCTCGTGCAATCCTTGTGCTTGTGATTGGGTGACTGTCATGGACAACCAACGCGCGAAAAAAAGGGTACGTGATTTTCTTATCGGTCTTGATGACCGTTTTGATAATGCCCGATCTCAGATTCTCGGAACAAACCCCCTCCCTGACCTTAATCTGGTTTATAACCGTCTTCTTCAAAAGGAAGGGGTTCGTTCTTTCGGTTCTTCTAAAATAGAGTCTCGACCCGATGTTGTTGCGTTTGCTGCTCGTACCCATTCTGGACCGCGTACTAATTCTACTAATGGTGGGGGGACTCGGGATAACACTGTTGACCGCTCCTCTAATAATTCTAGTAATCCTAATTCTGCTGACGGTCCCCAATTTTTCTGTATTGCTTGTAAGCGACCCCGACATTCATTCAAATTTTGCTATCGTGTCACGGGGAATGTTCCCGATTGGTGGGGTGATAGACCCCGTGACCGTATTTATATTAATCCCAATGATACGGACTTGAGCAACGCTGTGTTTTTCCCGGATACTCGGGGACGAGCGCTGCTTGATCGCTCTAAGAAAAGTAGCAACGCCCCAACCACGCCAAGAGTTCATATGGCGTCTGCCCCGTCGAACAATACTGGTAATGTTCCTTCCACCTCTCGCTCCTCTGCGCCTATGCTTGATAAGATCGATCTAAATGCCCCCAATCAACAAGAGCTCGAAGAATTGTCCAATATGTTACAGGCTCGCAAGAAAGGTAGCACAACTGACCGTCTCAATAGTACGTTTTCTCCTTCTACTTTCTCATGGATTGTTGACACCGGTGTACCCCACCATATTTCAGGGTGCCTCGGCCACTTTACAAACCTGCGTAACATCACCCCTCTGTTCGTTGGCCTCCCTAATGGAGACCTTACTATTGCCACCCAAAGTGGTGACATCCATTTATCTTCTCGACTTATTTGGCGTGATGTTTTATATGCTGCGAATTTAACATGTAATCTGATTTCGGTCTCAATTTTACTTCTTGACACTTCTCTAATTATAtaa